attggggggtgccagacattccaccatggccacccccagaaacaacttgcttccccctcttccgggactttgggactgaggggggaggtggccattgaggccatgtgtgcgttgcacaagggggggtatatgtggcaaagtgccccccctgtgtatgttatatgttacgtgttgtgtgtaaatgttggtgtataggcaatggtacacgggatataagcgggtctgtgtttcacgtgtgtgtaaattgtatatttgtattaggcacggggatggcacatcacatcacgtgcaagtaaaaagtaataatatgtgagcacggggaattgcactttaattaattcacgtgcagttgtaccgagattccaattgaatgattgactagcaatcgagtctcggtacaactgcataaaagctgcatgttttcactcactgggggttgggtgttcggtgagtggagaacgggagagagaaggagtaaagtaaatataaaagaacgtaaatattgttatctgctcaccgtgtttgtttgtctgtctagtccgttttgttcgtctatttattttggcctcaagtgccgtgtgctgtgttttgttgtttcaaaccttttattttctgttctgttattaaatgctgagcgaaagcattcgctcagcttcaccaaaccccaaatatctgtctgtttatttcctgcatctggtctgacgccacccactccggccgtctttgtgacagagtctcaaatgagagatcaagatcaaagatgacccccaaactcttaaatTCTAGTTTAagctttgatgagagactgcaagggtcgagctcatgtaatcccacatttccttttagttggttctgtgagcccgctagcataacctctgttttatctgaattcaacattagaaatgtgtacaaaataatgtagttgtatgtaaaaaataatgtgatatcttgtaacaattgtaagttgccctggataagggcatctgctaagaaataaataataataactgaaatactAACAATTGTAGactaattacatttatatataaagatACAAGGGGTTAAATCAAATTATATTTCTTTAGAATTTACTGTTTTTACACAACATAAGAGaactgaaataattatttttattctgtCTAAAAGTGCAagaactggattttttttttttgtgaatgtaaAACTTTGCCAAAAGTATTATTAAGTTTACTATGAATAAGGCATCTTTGTTATCATGTTTTAAAGAGCAAATTATATCTACAGATTGTAGGTCAATAGTTACATTCAAATGATTACAGATAAAAAGACAAACATCTGACAGAATTTTTTGGTAAGAgagcacaaaacaaataaatgtacaatgGATTCTGTTTCCCCATTACAAAAGCTACACAAGGCTGATACATCAAAGTTATATTTACTAACTGTCTCATTCGTAGGGCAAATCttctgtaaaatattaaaactaacttctttaattgtattattaatacagtatttaagAGAGCGGGACCAAGTGAACTGCcaattaatattattaaaaatgcTATTCCAAAAGGGAGTTCCTTTAGATAGTGTATAATCTTCATTAAGAAAGGTGTTTCTAACATAAGGGATCTAAAAGAAGTTTAGATCTAATCTTTAATTCAGGAAAAGagttattcatattattataacCATAGTGACTCTTGAGCAGAGACCAAATTCCTGGAGGAATAGCACTTACAGTATAACAAAAATATTTGTATGGCACAGGAAAATTGAAATTATTCATACAAGTTTCATATGATAGAACGTTTCCATTATTCATAAACAAAATATTCTTTTCCTTCCATGACTCAATAAATAAAGATTTCcctctttttaaaacattttggttGTTCCATAATAATTCTCTATTAGGAGAAAAGTTATGGATATGAGCTAGGTTCCAAGCTTGCCAGTGAAATTTTAATAAATTACAGGGAATTTTATCAAGGGATTAATTGCATGCTAACAGAAATTTTAGACCTCCCAATTTATGGAAAATTAAGTTTGGAATTAAAAACCAAATAGAATTATCATGAAGCAAACATTGTTTTAACCATTTAATTGTAAAGGCATTGTTGATGATTAAAGTCTATATTATTTAAACCACCAATTTTGGGATCAGAAATAATAACCGATTTTTTAATTATATGGGGTTTGTTcttccaaatacattttaataatacatcaTTAATATTTGTAATATTCTTTCAGATACATACAAAGAGAGTGAAGGGTATACCAGTCTAGGGATGCCTTCAACTTTAGATAATAAAGATCTACCAAAAATAGATAAATCTCTCTGTAACCAGAGATTAAAGATTGATTTGGTTTTTTGTATTttaggaaatattttatttttctctttcaatGCTATTCTTAGAAATAAAAATTCCAAAGTATGTAACAGAGTTTTTAACTGAAATGTTTTCTACACTTGTGACAGGTGAATCAAAAGtctagaaataaaaacaaaatttttatcaactattattattattattattattatttatttcttagcagacgcccttatccagggcgacttacaatcgcaagcaaatacaaatacattcaagtgttacaatacaaataatacaataagagcaagaaatacaatttttttttttttcaagtgtgacaaaccacaatttaataatacagcagataatagtgaaagttacatcaggatatgattaaatagtgatagttacatcaggatatgattaagtacaaaatactacaggttaaacacttggcagattacaatattcttaagtacaggattaaatgcagtaaaatagggggcagataagagcaaaataaagcatatttaaatgaagggtgatagtgtcccaggatacaacagaggagttctacaggtgctgtttgaagaggtgagtcttaaggaggcgccagaatgtggtcagggactgggcagtcctgacatctgtaggaaggtcgttccaccactgcggagcaagggtggagaaggagcgggcttgggaggcaggggagcgtagcggaggtagagccagtcttctagtgcaggcggagcggagaggtcgagtgggggtgtagggagagatgagggtctggaggtagctgggtgcagtctggtcaaggcatctgtaggctagtacaagagtcttgaactggatgcgagcggtgatcctTATAATCCAATAAATCCAATAAATCTAAAATTAATCGAATTAATCGAATATTGTTGTTAATGTGGTGATTTTTCATGAAGCCTGATTTTCATTAATGATATAATTTAAATCTTATTTTAACCTGTTGGTGTAGATAAGGGCAATAATTTTATAATCTATGTTTAAAAGTGTTATGGTACGTCAGTTATCTAACAATAAAACATCTTTATCCGATTTGGGAATAAGAGAAATAACGCCTTTCATTGAATCAGATAATTCCTCTCTATTGCTACGTTCCTTTAACATAAAATATAGTGGAGACCTAAGATCATCCTACGGATGTAAAgactgtccagtccctgaccaccttccagtgcctcctcaagactcacctcttcagacaacacctgtaaaactcaactctccccttctggacaatatagtaCTCTGCCTTTAaagcactttaacttgcacttatctgctccctattttactgtatttaattctgcacttaacccaatctgtagtattttgtatttcacctgcactcgtatctaaccctgatgtaactatcaacactgttatctgctcttgaactgccccgatagcaaatcgtactgtttttttttgtattttgcatcttgttcttaattgtactgtaattcttgatatgtattttttgtatacaactgtaagttgccctgggtaagggtgtctgctaagaaataaataataatactaacaattTTGTTCAAAAATACCTCAGTCTCTTTATTCTTGAAGTTATAACTATATACATTACGGTAAACGTTTCCTACATATTGTGCAATCTTGGTTTGATTTTTGGTTGCTTTACCATTAATATTTAAAGAACAGATACATTTTCAAGAGCAAAAAAATAACTGGAATTTTTCTCACCATTTTCCAACCATTGAGCACATGAATGAATGAAAGCGCCATTAATTAGTTCAATAAAATAATTATCAAGTGCTAATTGTATGTTTTGCCATTCTAAAGATTCCTCGTCAGACAATACACCTTTATTAATCAAAGAGGATCATTtatcatttaaagaaaaaatactttttttttcctgtttaatttTACTAAATTCCACAACCTTGTTTCTGAATTCAGAAacaaggcagtgtggtccagtggataaagaaacagccttgtaaccaggaggtccccggatcAAATCCCACCAccgccaccgactcattgtgtgaccctgagcaagtcacttaacctccttgtgctccgtctttcgggtgagacgtaattgtaagtgactctgtagctgatgcatagttcacacaccctagtctctaaaggtgtctgctaaataaacaaataataataataaaaagctctACTAATGTCTGATTTATTTAAATCGTCATATAGTGTATTATTAATCAAAGTTTTCACCTTATCACAAAAAATATTGTCTTTTAACAAAGATTAGTTAAATTTCCAGTAGCCAGTTAAATTACCATTTATATTAGAGAGATtaccatttaaattaaaaacatagcaTTGTGATCCATAAAAGGAGAAGGCAGATGTGAAACAGTTTTAATGTATTGTAGTGATTCTGAAGAAACCGTCCACAAATCTAATCTGGATTTCTCATCACCAGCTTTACTGCTCCAGGTAAATTCCTTTGTGTTTGGTTAAATGGCGCagctgtgctttattttttttggggggcggGGATGTTGCAAGCCAGCAGAATGtcattttgcaagttgtatttggttgcacAGATTAGTGGCAAAAAAAGTAACTTCTGCAAGGCTCCCGTTTCCCTCTGTATTGAGCGCATTCGTCTTTTGTGCCTGACAGTTCAGCATGAGTGGTAACGGCTGGACGGTTTAGTTAGTgatcagaaattaggatttaataattatgtttttgtgcacattgTACTTGTTTTACTGAAAGTGATTCCTGTTAAGGTATTTATGAATGCACTTATTTCTTGTTTGATAACCAAgaaaaataatcaataatcaatcaATGTTCAGTTATacaaaggtttgataaaaacgtctgtaagtttttgcaatttattttattgactAAAATGAAattgtttcaatttttttattttcacttggtGCATATGCTATGGGATtcccatctttcacaatatttattcaaatgaatgaaggacagtttagattaggtttagaatgttacaggtttaaacatataacatgtttttaatttgacgtTTTCCCAAGgtgtgctaatagtgggccgcagtgcctaatgcagctgaacaggtgggcctcgggtaaaaaaagtttgtgaacccctggtctacagtatcaccatctcggtgctatgtgcagcatgaaaaccagactgaaacttcgaATAtgccattaagagttagaaatgtttgtaattgaactgcaacaactctctctggaaacttatctaagaatggtaggttggagattggcttatagttattgaggactttagggtccaaattgtgtttcttaagaataggctttaccacagctaccttaagtgctgagggaactatactggaggaaagtgaaccatttataatttttaaaatgtgggtattaataacaccaagaacatcttataatagttttgtaggaatcggatcaagagagcatgtagtatcTCTCATTgtcgaactagctctgtcagttcctgtaaggtaatcaaagaaaaagcccccatagcagccttaataggtgtagttggtaaaattgtgctggtgtctgtggaatctcatttctgatgtctagtattttatttttaaagaaatgtaagaagtcattgcagctgtgagaggagccaatgtcaagggtaggactattaggggaaggattcatTAAtctatctagggtagcaaaaataaatctagggttatttttatttgtttcaattaaattggaATAATATGAGGATCTAGCTAACGCCAGAgtcttcctatatttaaccagggatcccttccatgcgatgtaatgaacatgcaatttagattcttgccatctccgttctagtttacaaccctcatatttcatcttacgagtcGTATCATTAAACCACGGCGAGCTTGAGGTGAGGCAAGTTTGATATGTTTACAAGCAAGTTTCCATGGTAACAACTAAAAATTGTCTGATTAAATATTAATGGATTCCACTTGCCTTTTGCTGCTAAAtaattgggatcctttaagagctAAGCTCCACCAGTTACTAGGAACCTGACAGGCGAAATGACCTACTCTCGTTAGTACATTTTCTCTTTCTAATATTTCTTGTATATTAGTCTCCACTTGTCATTTTGCAGAGAGCATAACACTTGAACTGtttaacattgtaaataaacaaattTAAAGACAATTTGCTCACTAGCCTGACAGAGAGTGCCAAACAACACAAATAGTGGTAGGCATGGGACATTGTGTTATGTCAAGGAAATTGCAATCATTctgggtttatttttaaaatttgtattctTCTTCTAATAGTTTTTGTAAAATACCTGTTCTGGTATTAGGATAATTATAGCCTAGAACATTCTTTCTCAGAGTAGTGAACAATCTGCTTCTGAATGCAGACAAAGATGCTTGACATTACAGCTGCATTTGACACCACTAACCATGAGTTTGTACTTGCTTGTCTACAGTCACATATTGCACACACATTACAGGTTCTGCCCAGGACGGTGGTACTCAAATTGGGGTAGGGGGGTCCCTGGTTGTCCACAAAGCCCAGGGGATCCACAGACATTCTGGAGATTCTCTTTTTGTAAAACACCACATATACAAGACAATGTGTTTCTCTGTTGTGGTGGGAGACAGGCCTTGTGGTGCTTACAGACATTAGAAATCTGCTTTCACTGCAGCGTTTCTCCTTCTTGTTTGTGATTTGTCTTTCCTCCTTTTTCATTTGGAATGGGGGCACTTTTAGCCAGAAGATTCGtggaattaatcaatcaaaagatacAAAGGGTGATGTCACAGAAAAGCTCTGTGAAGATTATTAGTCTAAGAAGCTCTTTCTCCATTTGGGCTATGCAGCCTATCGCTATAATGCTGTATGATCCTCTGGGCTTCCCGTACTCCTGTGAGATATGCGCCATGGGTGGTGGTGTAGAACTGGACATGTGTTGCTTCCCCAGCAAAAAGCACCTGCAGAGGCTGTAAACAAATAAGGGTGCAAGTGTTTATATAAAGCACCCAATTCCATCCAAAATATACATGGCATCATCTTGGGTTTATATCTATGATATTGGTACGACAGATCAAAAGATATGCATAGAAAGGGCACTTAAACTAAGCCATTCTGCATAGCCTTGTGAGGTACATATTGTAAAAAGGCACCAAACAGCAATAGATCGGATAGAACTTAGAAGCTATCCAAATGTAGGAAATTTAaaccctttaaggactgtgatggtgtaaacacgttcatactgaagtgtcagtctgggcccgtgatcgggtaaacacaataaaaaacacacttcatttatttgacttactgggccaccatactttgcagtacatgttgattttaatttttaaagggtGGAGGAGTTTACAGCAGGACgcagaaacaaaaacactacaggaacttgtttagagctcaGAAAAAAACCtgggaaaacactgtaaatccaatTCAATTCCAGGATACTACTATAAGAATTAGACTTAtagtgaatttttatagaaaagagagtcaaatacagccaaaaaaaaaaaagaaaaaaggtcctGGGGGACCATCGCACTGAAAAACGTTCAGTCCTTAAAGTTAAATGTCCATTTTAATTTGCACATccaaaaaaataatctttatgCTAATTTTTAGAATGCCATACATCTCATATTTGGGATTACAACTGTATGATGTCTGTGTGTGGCAAAATAAGACTCCCAAACAAACTTACTTGGGCAAGAGACTTACTGGATTGTGCACACAAGCACAATATAAAAATGCAGCCATGATCAATCAGACAAGTACCTTCGAAATTGAGTCACAGGATTCAAGTGGCAGAGGTTCTGCTAAGGCTTCTTGCTCTCTCATTGCATCCACCCCGAGAGGGATATAGGTGTAGGCGCCTCGGACATAAGGATTCTGCCTCCACTGGGACATCAACACACGGAGAGGGTCAGGAACCTCCCAGCCAGTGAAGGATCTCAGCAACCTGGGGCCAAAACAAAGTCAATCTCAGTGACGCTTAGAGCCCTGGGCTCAACATGGCAGACAAGAACTACAATACAGTAAATATGTTATTGGTCTCCAGTGGCTCATCGCTGTAGCAGTAAAAGTACCACTGCTTGGAAATCAGGGCCAgcctttattaaaaaagaaaataataatacaccataaatgtctgtgtttacaacaaacTTAGTTTCCCTTGCTTTATTTGGATACTACAGAACTTGTCCACTGGCTTTATCTGTTCTGAAATTGTGTGTTAACTACTActtagaggaggctgtgtggtccggtggttaaagggcttgtaaccaggaggtccctggttcaaatcctagctCACTCACTGTGCAactttgagcaagtcacttaacctccttgtgctccgtctttcgggtgagacattgctgtaagtgactctgtcaaataaacaaataataatattattattattattattatttatttcttagcagacacccttatccagagcgacttacaaatgttacaagatatcacattagttttacatacaaatacccatttatacagttgggtttttactggagcaatctaggtaaagtaccttgctcaaggatacagctgcagtgggattgaacccacgacctccggtcaagagtccagagccctaaccactactccacactgctgccctgccctATAATAATAACTAAGGAgacatgcaaaaagatttacattagATTgggaatgtatttttgttggtattaGATGATGATATTTAAAGGTGTCGCAGTTCagtgtttaaattaaaataaatccctTCCTGTCCAGGTGAGTCCTGTTTTATtgcacatttccaaaatctagagaAAATATTCTACAACAATACTAAGATGATGTTACACCACTCTCTGCTAATGGGTGATCATTGTGGAAGAAATTCAGTTGGTAGAAATATTCACAGAGTGCAGCATAGACAACCACCATAAAAAAGGGCCCATTGAGTTGTAGTGTGGGTTTGTGAATCTCCAGAAGCTCACCTCACACAAACCTCCCCAACCGTCTTCTCCTCGAGACCCTCCATGTGCTCCGCTTCCCTTCCTGTAATCCAGCCACAAAGAACGTTGGGATGGCGAGCCACCATGTCAAAACCACAGATCTTCTTATACCACTTGTCCTTCCAGCCCTCATCACCCAACGATGACTTGTAAACCTTCCTGTCCTCTGGCCCTTCCTCCCAAACCAGCTGAATCCCGGCACAGTCTTGTGGCCAGAACCTCTTCTCAAACTCCAAGAAGATTTTGCTAACCACCCCAAACCCCAGTCTCTCAATAGCCCTCATCTTTTCTTCTGGTAACACAGGCTTAAACATCGTGGAGGAATTGTCCTGCAGGTAGCCGAGGGAGGCCGTCACAATGACATGATCTGCTTCTAGTTGCTGACCATCTTCACAAAGCACCCTGACTGGACAGGCACCCTGAAAAGAGATACTTGTTTCAGACAGACCCCACTGGATACACTTTACTGGTTTGTTACACAAGAGGACACCTGGAGACAGACTTTTTAGAAACACATCCAATAAAGCTTGGTAGCCTCCTGATCCCACAGAGTTAAAGAAGCCTCCTTCTAATGCAGTGTATAGCCACAGCTGACCAACTGAGAACTCATACAGAGAGGAGCAGGCTTCGTCTGTACACTCACTCCGCTTGCACCACTCAAAGACTTTTCGGGCATCTTCTGAGGAGGCCAAATCAGACGCCTTGAACTCTTCATCTAGATAACTTCCAAGACTTCTTAAATTATACTTCACATCCAACTCTTGGTCAAATGCTTTTGACATCAATTTACTAAAGTAACAGCACACTTGCTCAACTTGTTCTGGAGGGAGCTGCTTCCCACTTTGGCTGAAGAAATAATCTTGACGCGTTATCGACGAAGGAACACACATGGTAATGCTAGTTCCCTCTTCAGCCAGCAAGCCATGTTCCATGGCCAACTGATAGATGGGGTTTCCCTCCTGACCATGAATCCAATTAGCACCCAGCTCAATTACATTTGTCCCAAAAGGCTTAATTGTATGGATTCGACCTCCTGGCCTGTCCATAGCTTCCAGAacagtgacatttcgaaatccattACTTACTAATGAGGCAGCCGCTGCCAGTCCAGAAATCCCAGCACCAACTATCACAATCCTGGGCTCACCGAGTACTGGGAGTGTGGCCATTACTGTGACTCTTAACAGATGAGTTTCCTGTAAGGCAAATGTAACATATACATTTTAGTAGTATTTCTCCAGTTcaaaacatatacaaataaataataaatatttgataAGAGAATTTTGAATTAACTATATTAATATGATTTGACCCATCCTCCCAGGTAAAAGACAAGAGTCTCTCTTATGCTGGATATGATGCACACATTTAAACACTTCCTCTGTAGATAACCTAATGAATATactgctgggacaaacatggaattttcatgttcagatatccGTTGAAATTCAGACACTTATTTGCATATTCATTCATTTGCCTTTGAAAATTTGTATTTTCATACAaattagtttatttgcatttggaacgatAATTTCTCAGTCTAagagaaaactacatggaaacacacacaacccaaaactactaccaaaatagagtgagaaaaaggtgagacttatttttatttttcataacagaggcagaagtgttaaagggactaggagctcttaaaataaacaaatcccctgggccagatgagatcctcaatagtactcaaagaaatgaaagaagttatttacaaaccgctaaccaaaatcatgcaacagtctcttgacacaggggttgtaccgacagactggaaaatagcaaacgtaataccgatccacaaaaagggagacaacaccgaaccaggtaactacagaccaataagcctgacttctattatatgtaaacttatggaaactataataagatccaaaat
The Acipenser ruthenus chromosome 10, fAciRut3.2 maternal haplotype, whole genome shotgun sequence DNA segment above includes these coding regions:
- the LOC117405323 gene encoding spermine oxidase isoform X1; protein product: MATLPVLGEPRIVIVGAGISGLAAAASLVSNGFRNVTVLEAMDRPGGRIHTIKPFGTNVIELGANWIHGQEGNPIYQLAMEHGLLAEEGTSITMCVPSSITRQDYFFSQSGKQLPPEQVEQVCCYFSKLMSKAFDQELDVKYNLRSLGSYLDEEFKASDLASSEDARKVFEWCKRSECTDEACSSLYEFSVGQLWLYTALEGGFFNSVGSGGYQALLDVFLKSLSPGVLLCNKPVKCIQWGLSETSISFQGACPVRVLCEDGQQLEADHVIVTASLGYLQDNSSTMFKPVLPEEKMRAIERLGFGVVSKIFLEFEKRFWPQDCAGIQLVWEEGPEDRKVYKSSLGDEGWKDKWYKKICGFDMVARHPNVLCGWITGREAEHMEGLEEKTVGEVCVRLLRSFTGWEVPDPLRVLMSQWRQNPYVRGAYTYIPLGVDAMREQEALAEPLPLESCDSISKPLQVLFAGEATHVQFYTTTHGAYLTGVREAQRIIQHYSDRLHSPNGERAS
- the LOC117405323 gene encoding spermine oxidase isoform X2, translating into MATLPVLGEPRIVIVGAGISGLAAAASLGACPVRVLCEDGQQLEADHVIVTASLGYLQDNSSTMFKPVLPEEKMRAIERLGFGVVSKIFLEFEKRFWPQDCAGIQLVWEEGPEDRKVYKSSLGDEGWKDKWYKKICGFDMVARHPNVLCGWITGREAEHMEGLEEKTVGEVCVRLLRSFTGWEVPDPLRVLMSQWRQNPYVRGAYTYIPLGVDAMREQEALAEPLPLESCDSISKPLQVLFAGEATHVQFYTTTHGAYLTGVREAQRIIQHYSDRLHSPNGERAS